A stretch of Carnobacteriaceae bacterium zg-C25 DNA encodes these proteins:
- a CDS encoding cyclic-di-AMP receptor gives MKLVIAIVHDKDVVELSKALVDAGFRSTKLNSTGGLLRAGSTTFMIGVEDDSLDILLAVIKDNCSQREEMLMQQSMLGVGLESLLSIPVEVTVGGATVFVLPIEQFTRF, from the coding sequence ATGAAATTAGTCATTGCAATTGTACATGATAAAGATGTTGTAGAATTAAGTAAAGCTTTAGTGGACGCAGGTTTCCGTTCAACAAAATTAAATTCTACGGGTGGATTACTACGCGCAGGTAGTACGACATTCATGATTGGTGTTGAAGATGACAGTCTAGATATTTTATTAGCGGTAATTAAAGATAATTGTTCACAACGTGAAGAGATGTTAATGCAACAATCAATGTTAGGTGTTGGTTTAGAAAGTTTATTATCTATTCCTGTTGAAGTAACGGTAGGTGGAGCAACAGTCTTTGTCTTACCAATTGAACAATTTACACGCTTCTAA
- the holB gene encoding DNA polymerase III subunit delta' encodes MSYQLNNLHASNMKQQQIFKQLVKAYRTGTLSHAYIFHGGQGVGKKECVQRLAQAIFCEQLNDDGVCGVCTHCQRIQKNEFQDVQYIEADNQTIKIDQIRQLKNDVSFSSMEHDKKVYVIYDIEKMSVPAANSLLKFLEEPNQQVYFLLTTSQVDAVLPTIRSRAQLVACHNQTRESIQSFYQENGLMQQQAYILSYVLPDTQLGMELIEQDDFQSFYQAVVSWAMQWVEGDTNAYIAVQTKLARYFSNKEWVNIGLDIVMTVVRDAMFSLMVQQSTALYTTVPKKMKKGVTIDAIVQAKRMLSSNVSAQVCYEWLALQVR; translated from the coding sequence TTGTCTTACCAATTGAACAATTTACACGCTTCTAATATGAAACAACAACAAATTTTTAAACAATTGGTGAAAGCGTACCGAACCGGTACGCTTTCACATGCGTATATATTCCATGGTGGTCAAGGTGTAGGTAAAAAAGAATGCGTGCAACGTCTTGCACAAGCGATATTTTGCGAACAGTTGAACGATGACGGTGTCTGTGGTGTTTGCACGCATTGTCAACGCATTCAAAAAAATGAGTTTCAAGATGTGCAATACATTGAAGCGGATAATCAAACGATAAAAATTGATCAAATCCGTCAACTAAAAAATGATGTTTCGTTTTCGAGTATGGAGCATGATAAAAAGGTATACGTCATTTATGACATTGAAAAAATGAGCGTTCCAGCAGCGAATAGTTTGCTCAAGTTTCTTGAGGAACCGAATCAACAAGTTTATTTTTTGTTGACGACATCTCAAGTGGACGCGGTTTTACCCACAATACGCTCTCGAGCACAGTTGGTGGCTTGTCATAACCAAACGCGTGAAAGTATTCAATCGTTTTATCAAGAAAATGGATTGATGCAACAACAAGCGTATATTTTGTCGTATGTTTTGCCCGATACACAACTTGGAATGGAATTAATTGAACAAGACGATTTTCAGTCGTTTTATCAAGCGGTTGTGTCGTGGGCGATGCAATGGGTTGAAGGTGATACAAACGCATATATTGCGGTGCAAACAAAATTAGCACGTTATTTTTCCAATAAAGAATGGGTAAACATTGGATTGGATATTGTGATGACGGTTGTGCGTGATGCAATGTTTAGTCTGATGGTGCAACAAAGTACAGCACTGTACACCACTGTCCCTAAAAAAATGAAAAAGGGTGTAACGATTGATGCGATTGTGCAAGCGAAACGGATGCTTTCAAGTAACGTGTCGGCGCAAGTGTGTTATGAATGGTTAGCACTTCAAGTTAGGTAA
- a CDS encoding DUF972 family protein codes for MKFNDWYDEFEYLEQSTKRSAQIVQQLKKTIQQLYEDNNRLVIENMHLRERLDALTQGSDEKTTIGMNNLEKLYHSGIHICHNFYGAKRDEMCLLCESLLSQHQD; via the coding sequence ATGAAATTTAATGATTGGTATGATGAATTTGAGTATTTAGAACAATCGACAAAACGCTCGGCGCAGATTGTTCAACAGTTAAAGAAGACAATTCAGCAGCTTTATGAGGATAATAATCGGTTAGTAATTGAAAATATGCATTTGCGTGAACGTTTAGATGCCTTGACGCAAGGCTCGGACGAAAAAACAACGATAGGTATGAATAACTTGGAAAAATTGTATCATTCCGGCATACATATTTGTCATAACTTTTATGGTGCAAAACGTGATGAAATGTGTTTGTTGTGTGAATCGTTGTTGTCACAACATCAAGATTAA
- a CDS encoding serine hydrolase, protein MIVVISLIVVFQMLRMPSPKVEMPTYTLGTPVPTQAKYYLNNVSDAQNVSVKKEQFKEGVQTVDVTLDKTVYQVKISVIKPNLKDITKTTNFARVMAVGGSLETLFGLSSDYANDAKFSVDSKTLSPGKHTITLTLFDQSVQQQVEVVDTSKTPGNVAVKYPVKNVDLVSLIKSYLQNEKIDESSIAMVYQNLNTKDKIAFNETKTMLAAETAYLPIGMFAFDEIKAGSIAQEKVKSLIESMVLVSSSDAFSQAVSVLGGREKVYAALNTYGKSSGVTQTISATSQQTTADYLAQVIHYLYTHQNDYTDMLNYMKSGDAKTFISRHLGDTPVAHKTGYVGQVINDVAIVYESTPYALTLLSRDITGVQFVEIAFLINEWHKANQ, encoded by the coding sequence ATGATTGTTGTTATCAGCTTAATTGTTGTTTTTCAAATGTTAAGAATGCCCTCTCCAAAAGTGGAGATGCCAACGTATACGTTAGGAACACCGGTTCCAACACAAGCAAAGTATTACTTGAATAATGTTTCGGATGCACAAAATGTTTCTGTAAAAAAAGAACAGTTTAAAGAAGGTGTACAAACGGTAGATGTCACGTTAGATAAAACGGTCTATCAGGTGAAGATTTCCGTCATTAAACCAAATTTAAAAGATATTACAAAAACAACAAATTTTGCGCGTGTGATGGCTGTAGGCGGTTCGTTAGAAACGCTATTTGGTTTATCTAGCGATTACGCAAATGATGCCAAGTTTTCTGTAGATTCTAAAACGTTATCTCCTGGAAAGCATACAATCACGTTAACGTTATTTGACCAAAGTGTTCAGCAACAGGTAGAAGTGGTGGATACATCAAAAACACCTGGGAATGTTGCGGTTAAGTATCCGGTTAAAAATGTTGATTTAGTCAGTTTGATTAAATCGTATTTACAAAATGAAAAGATTGATGAATCTTCCATAGCGATGGTGTATCAAAACTTAAATACAAAAGATAAAATTGCGTTTAATGAAACAAAAACCATGCTAGCTGCAGAAACAGCGTATTTGCCAATTGGCATGTTTGCTTTTGATGAAATAAAAGCGGGTAGTATTGCGCAAGAAAAGGTAAAATCGCTCATTGAAAGCATGGTGCTTGTATCGAGCTCTGATGCTTTTTCGCAAGCGGTAAGTGTATTAGGGGGGCGTGAAAAAGTTTATGCTGCTCTTAATACGTATGGGAAATCATCGGGTGTGACACAAACGATTTCTGCAACGAGTCAGCAAACAACGGCTGATTATTTAGCGCAAGTGATTCACTATTTGTATACACATCAAAATGATTATACTGATATGTTAAATTATATGAAAAGTGGGGATGCAAAAACGTTTATCTCACGTCATTTAGGGGATACACCGGTAGCGCATAAAACAGGGTATGTTGGCCAAGTAATCAATGATGTGGCGATTGTATATGAATCTACACCATATGCATTAACGTTACTATCCAGAGATATTACAGGTGTCCAATTTGTTGAAATTGCTTTTTTAATCAACGAATGGCATAAAGCAAATCAATAA
- a CDS encoding DUF1460 domain-containing protein gives MKKFFTSVLLVLTLLLAPSVVHAQSYEIQFDAASRARANEVFQLLQSNADASEEEKLDLVSNYFKATPYVANRLVGDATTDEQLVLDLNGLDCFTYVDYIEAFKRSSNIDEFISALRDVRYINGEVTYLKRKHFFSDWFSEPSTVATDVLAQPEYADIIKSEDVAINQGANGPYIQGLAVRQRTINYIPRENLTEETLKKLKTGDYIGLRTSIAGLDVTHCGIVIQKEDGTYMRHASSQSAYKQVIDQKLTDYFDVYKRPTGILVFRSNTTFKKQATPALIQTTESSQQLLNKAFETLKENETKTPQEQLDALTKLFLATPYVANRLVGDINTPEHLVVAVDELDCFTFVDYIEAFKRSSNATEFTQALSKVRYIDGNVTYLNRKHFFSDWIAENEMLATDALLDPQYASIVKSDVVNLNEGAKGVYIKGLLPKQRQINYIPRDQLTPELLKTFKTGDYIGLRTSIPGLDVTHCGIIIQKEDGTYMRHASSQKAFRQVIDQKITDYFGVYKSPIGIVVFRPTTDFVQQTPPAVEPTAPVETMPTAPTANTVEKLTQNDVTVAANNLTTNTVLSVTPVESEIKALGNALASVYDITLMENGVNVQGDFTVTIAKTKGNTVTNVYYVSEDGTTKEEIPFTQTETHVTFKTTHFSKYALVYATEQGNKQENTVENKQENKVTTLPETGSVTYLPIAILMLLLSVGFMSVRKEK, from the coding sequence ATGAAAAAGTTTTTTACTAGTGTACTTTTAGTGCTTACACTATTGCTTGCACCATCAGTAGTACACGCACAGTCTTATGAAATTCAGTTCGATGCTGCTTCACGAGCACGAGCAAACGAAGTATTCCAGCTTCTACAATCTAACGCTGACGCTTCGGAAGAAGAAAAACTGGATTTAGTCAGCAATTACTTTAAAGCAACACCGTACGTTGCTAACCGCTTAGTAGGTGATGCAACAACGGACGAACAGTTAGTTTTAGATTTAAACGGACTTGACTGTTTTACATATGTTGATTATATAGAAGCTTTTAAACGTTCATCAAACATTGATGAATTTATTTCTGCTTTACGTGATGTTCGTTACATTAACGGGGAAGTCACTTATTTAAAGAGAAAACATTTCTTCTCTGATTGGTTTAGTGAACCATCAACTGTTGCGACTGACGTATTGGCACAACCTGAATATGCAGACATCATTAAATCCGAAGATGTAGCAATCAATCAAGGCGCAAACGGTCCTTACATTCAAGGGTTAGCTGTTCGCCAACGCACCATCAACTATATTCCTCGTGAAAATTTAACTGAAGAAACATTGAAAAAACTTAAAACGGGTGATTACATTGGATTGCGCACATCAATTGCCGGTTTGGACGTTACACACTGTGGGATTGTGATTCAAAAAGAGGACGGCACATATATGCGTCACGCTTCTTCACAATCGGCTTACAAACAAGTAATTGATCAAAAGTTAACTGATTATTTTGACGTCTACAAACGCCCAACTGGTATTTTAGTGTTCCGCTCAAATACCACATTCAAAAAACAAGCAACACCTGCATTAATTCAAACAACAGAAAGTTCACAACAACTGTTAAATAAAGCTTTTGAAACTTTAAAAGAAAATGAAACAAAAACTCCACAAGAGCAATTAGACGCGTTGACTAAACTTTTCTTAGCGACTCCTTATGTAGCTAATCGTTTGGTTGGAGATATTAACACACCAGAACACTTGGTTGTAGCGGTTGACGAATTAGACTGCTTTACTTTTGTTGATTATATAGAAGCTTTTAAACGTTCATCAAATGCTACTGAATTTACTCAAGCTTTATCCAAAGTACGTTACATCGACGGAAACGTTACTTATTTAAATCGTAAACATTTCTTCTCTGATTGGATTGCAGAAAATGAAATGTTGGCTACTGATGCATTACTTGATCCTCAGTACGCTTCAATCGTAAAATCTGATGTGGTTAATTTAAACGAAGGCGCTAAAGGCGTATACATTAAAGGTTTATTGCCAAAACAACGTCAAATTAATTACATTCCACGTGACCAATTAACTCCTGAATTGTTAAAAACATTCAAAACAGGTGATTACATTGGATTGCGTACATCAATTCCTGGTTTAGACGTTACACACTGTGGCATTATTATTCAAAAAGAAGACGGCACATATATGCGCCACGCTTCTTCACAAAAAGCATTCCGTCAAGTAATTGATCAAAAAATCACTGACTACTTTGGCGTGTATAAGAGTCCAATTGGTATCGTTGTGTTCAGACCTACGACAGATTTTGTGCAACAAACACCACCTGCCGTAGAACCAACTGCACCGGTTGAAACGATGCCAACGGCACCGACAGCAAACACCGTAGAGAAATTAACACAAAACGATGTAACGGTTGCTGCAAACAACTTAACAACTAATACTGTTTTATCCGTAACACCTGTTGAATCTGAAATTAAAGCTCTAGGTAATGCTTTAGCATCAGTTTACGATATTACATTGATGGAAAACGGCGTTAATGTTCAAGGTGACTTTACCGTTACTATTGCAAAAACAAAAGGCAACACTGTAACAAACGTTTATTACGTTTCAGAAGATGGCACAACAAAAGAAGAGATTCCATTCACTCAAACGGAAACACACGTTACATTTAAAACAACACATTTTTCTAAATACGCTCTTGTATATGCAACCGAACAAGGTAACAAACAAGAAAATACTGTAGAAAACAAACAAGAAAACAAAGTGACTACATTACCAGAAACAGGTTCTGTAACCTACTTACCAATTGCAATTTTAATGCTATTACTTAGTGTCGGTTTTATGTCTGTGCGAAAAGAAAAATAA
- a CDS encoding ABC transporter ATP-binding protein, producing the protein MIEVIGLNKVFDNGFEALKSVDFTIEQGDLVCLLGPSGCGKSTILNMIAGLLQPTGGDIKFNGNSVVKTEPKDRNIGFVFQNYALYPHMTVLENVMFPLTVGANKMAKEQAKQVAEEYMKLTNIEELANKKPSTLSGGQQQRVAITRALVQKPEVLLLDEPLSNLDARLRLKIREEIRRLVKEVGITTIFVTHDQEEALSISDKIILMNEGVIQQNDDPQNLYLEPANLFVAKFIGNPIINTFNVQVANGKVVHEAFSFETDKLFTDRFKRPLTDGQYTIAIRPEDVVPSEVGLISSPVTGVELIGRERILHFTAGSTPMKSIVSVERQIVEEDTITFDFSYHKVFIFDENGERVY; encoded by the coding sequence ATGATTGAAGTTATCGGCTTAAACAAAGTCTTTGATAACGGTTTTGAAGCATTAAAATCCGTTGATTTTACAATTGAGCAAGGAGATTTGGTTTGTTTATTAGGCCCTAGTGGTTGTGGTAAATCAACTATTTTAAATATGATTGCAGGATTATTGCAACCTACAGGTGGCGATATTAAATTTAATGGTAATTCAGTTGTTAAAACAGAGCCAAAAGATCGTAATATTGGTTTTGTATTTCAAAATTACGCGTTATATCCACATATGACGGTTTTAGAAAACGTTATGTTCCCATTGACAGTTGGTGCAAACAAAATGGCTAAAGAGCAAGCAAAACAAGTTGCTGAAGAGTATATGAAATTGACTAATATTGAAGAATTAGCCAATAAAAAGCCATCAACTTTATCTGGTGGTCAACAACAACGTGTTGCCATTACGCGTGCACTTGTTCAAAAACCCGAAGTGTTATTGTTAGATGAGCCTTTAAGTAACTTAGATGCGCGTTTACGTTTGAAAATTCGTGAAGAAATTCGTCGCTTGGTTAAAGAAGTTGGTATTACAACAATTTTCGTAACACATGACCAAGAAGAAGCGTTATCGATTTCTGATAAAATCATTTTAATGAACGAGGGGGTTATTCAACAAAATGATGATCCTCAAAACTTATATTTAGAGCCAGCGAATTTATTTGTTGCTAAATTTATTGGTAACCCAATCATTAATACATTTAACGTTCAAGTAGCAAATGGCAAAGTTGTTCATGAAGCCTTTTCATTTGAAACGGATAAACTATTTACCGATCGCTTTAAACGTCCTTTAACGGATGGACAGTACACAATTGCTATTCGTCCAGAAGACGTTGTACCATCTGAAGTCGGTTTAATTAGTTCTCCGGTTACGGGTGTTGAGTTAATTGGTCGCGAACGTATTTTACATTTTACAGCGGGTAGTACACCGATGAAGTCTATCGTAAGTGTAGAACGTCAAATTGTCGAAGAAGATACGATAACATTTGATTTTAGTTATCACAAAGTGTTTATATTTGATGAAAATGGAGAGCGTGTATACTAA
- a CDS encoding sugar ABC transporter permease: protein MKTYNPDNQKRAWLFLLPALLIIVMFNIYPLIRAFLMSFQGGTILRPRFVGVENYTQVVSDPVFHKAIGNTAMYAFIVVPVALIISIAIAWAIFEKVKMKSFFETIFFMPYVTSTIAIGIVFRYFFNGNYGLVNYVLSIFNIPGINWLDDVNMSMPTLIIFGIWTSLAFNIIILLAGFRNIDKEHFTIAKMFGASEREIFWRITFPQLLPTIGFLLTVNLIGAFKIYTQVYALFGGQAGLANSATTAVYYIYDKFHVLGRPGLAMAATVVLFIIILCSTFLQNRLLKKMEG, encoded by the coding sequence ATGAAAACTTATAACCCAGATAATCAAAAGCGCGCATGGTTATTTTTACTACCCGCGTTACTCATTATTGTTATGTTTAACATTTATCCACTAATTCGTGCGTTTTTAATGAGTTTTCAAGGTGGAACGATTTTACGACCACGTTTTGTAGGTGTTGAAAACTACACGCAAGTAGTTAGTGATCCTGTTTTTCATAAAGCAATTGGCAATACAGCAATGTATGCGTTTATCGTTGTTCCGGTTGCACTTATTATTTCAATAGCGATTGCATGGGCAATTTTTGAAAAAGTAAAAATGAAATCATTTTTTGAAACAATCTTTTTCATGCCGTATGTAACGAGTACAATTGCGATTGGTATCGTATTTAGATATTTCTTTAACGGAAATTATGGATTAGTAAATTACGTATTGAGTATTTTTAATATTCCCGGTATCAATTGGCTTGATGATGTCAATATGAGTATGCCAACATTAATTATTTTTGGTATATGGACAAGTTTAGCCTTCAACATTATCATTTTATTAGCTGGATTTAGAAATATTGATAAAGAACATTTTACAATTGCGAAAATGTTTGGAGCAAGTGAGCGTGAAATTTTTTGGCGCATTACTTTCCCACAATTACTGCCAACAATTGGTTTCTTATTAACGGTAAACTTAATTGGAGCGTTTAAAATCTATACACAAGTGTATGCATTATTTGGTGGACAAGCTGGTTTGGCAAACAGTGCAACAACTGCAGTTTACTACATTTACGACAAATTCCACGTACTTGGAAGACCAGGGTTAGCTATGGCAGCAACAGTGGTATTGTTTATCATTATTTTATGTTCAACATTCTTACAAAATCGATTGTTGAAGAAAATGGAGGGATAA
- a CDS encoding carbohydrate ABC transporter permease — protein sequence MKKLSTIFAYIFIGIFAFITVFPFVYMILAGLMTYGETTNIPPTLFPKELQWGNFSQVFERAPFVQYFLNTVFVSSVTTIFTVVTSLLAAFALTSLKFKFKGVVSLILVSLLMVPYESIIFTNYQTIAQLGLINSYTALIIPFLTSIFYIYYLNGYLKGISNAYYNAAKIDGASDLDYIRRILVPMTKPALITVGILTFISSWNSFLWPLLVTNDKTFRLLNNGLSAFATESGSDVHLQMAAATLTVIPILIIYLIFRKEIIKGVAKNGLKG from the coding sequence ATGAAAAAATTATCGACAATTTTTGCGTATATCTTTATTGGGATATTTGCATTTATCACAGTCTTTCCATTTGTTTATATGATTTTAGCAGGGTTAATGACATACGGTGAAACAACAAATATTCCGCCAACATTATTCCCTAAAGAGTTACAATGGGGTAACTTTTCACAAGTATTTGAGCGTGCACCATTTGTACAATATTTCTTAAATACAGTATTTGTATCAAGTGTGACAACCATTTTCACAGTAGTCACTTCTTTACTGGCTGCATTTGCATTAACGAGTTTGAAATTTAAGTTCAAAGGTGTTGTTTCATTAATTCTTGTGTCGTTGTTAATGGTTCCTTATGAATCGATTATTTTTACAAATTATCAAACAATCGCACAATTAGGGTTAATCAACTCATATACGGCATTAATTATTCCGTTTTTAACCTCAATTTTTTACATTTACTATTTAAATGGATATTTAAAAGGTATTTCAAATGCATATTATAATGCTGCAAAAATTGATGGTGCGAGCGACTTGGATTATATTCGTCGCATTTTAGTTCCGATGACAAAACCGGCATTAATTACAGTTGGGATTTTAACGTTCATTTCAAGTTGGAATTCATTCTTATGGCCGTTATTGGTAACAAATGATAAAACGTTCCGTTTATTAAACAATGGATTATCTGCTTTTGCCACAGAAAGTGGAAGCGATGTACACTTGCAAATGGCAGCTGCTACATTAACTGTTATTCCAATTTTAATTATCTATCTAATTTTCAGAAAAGAAATTATTAAAGGAGTGGCAAAAAATGGACTTAAAGGGTAA
- a CDS encoding MBL fold metallo-hydrolase, which produces MDLKGNTTVTFHAGILTIGGTVIEVAYGNSHIFFDFGTEYRPHLKLNDELVPTLVEHQLIPHLDNVYDKRFNYANRPDAKTFENTAVFLSHVHLDHSRMVNYLDPSIPLYALKETKMILNSLNRHGKFILPSPFEQNPFTRDIIGLDDNQVVRVGDIEVTVMPVDHDAYGACALLIRTPDGLITYTGDLRLHGYEADKSIAMAQAAKHSDMLIMEGVSISWPERLTDPKEKDIQTEEAVIDCFVEQINQYPNRQITFNGYPANVLRFKKIVERSPRQVVLEANMAALVKEIFQMDVPYYYAYTQEPKNEMLNPTLEISHDTLLHDTSAYVWQAVNQFDKLQEGSLYLHSNAQPLGDFDPGWQPFLDLLESKNIEFVRVSCSGHAWPEDLNRIIDMIEPKLLVPIHTLHPENLHNPYGERILPSRGEIIVLANKGE; this is translated from the coding sequence ATGGACTTAAAGGGTAACACAACAGTCACATTTCATGCAGGAATTTTAACCATTGGTGGAACGGTCATCGAAGTGGCGTATGGGAATTCACATATTTTCTTTGATTTTGGTACAGAATATCGTCCGCATTTGAAATTAAATGATGAATTGGTGCCCACTTTAGTTGAACATCAATTAATACCGCATTTGGACAACGTGTACGATAAGCGATTCAATTATGCTAATCGACCTGATGCCAAAACATTTGAAAATACTGCCGTCTTTTTATCGCATGTCCATTTAGATCATTCGCGTATGGTGAATTACTTAGATCCGTCTATTCCGCTATATGCGTTAAAAGAAACAAAAATGATTTTAAATAGTTTGAATAGACACGGTAAATTTATTTTACCGAGTCCATTTGAACAAAATCCATTTACACGCGATATTATTGGACTTGATGACAATCAAGTTGTTCGTGTAGGGGATATTGAAGTTACGGTTATGCCAGTAGATCACGATGCTTATGGTGCGTGTGCGTTACTCATTCGTACACCAGATGGGTTAATCACGTATACCGGTGATTTACGTTTACATGGCTATGAAGCCGATAAATCAATCGCCATGGCACAAGCTGCAAAACATTCGGACATGTTGATTATGGAAGGTGTTAGCATCTCTTGGCCAGAAAGATTGACTGATCCAAAGGAAAAAGATATTCAAACTGAAGAGGCTGTAATTGATTGTTTCGTAGAACAAATTAATCAGTATCCAAATCGTCAAATTACGTTTAATGGGTATCCAGCCAATGTATTGCGATTTAAAAAAATAGTTGAACGCTCACCGCGTCAAGTGGTGTTGGAAGCGAATATGGCTGCCTTAGTAAAAGAAATTTTCCAAATGGATGTGCCATATTACTATGCTTATACACAAGAACCTAAAAATGAGATGCTTAATCCAACATTAGAAATTAGTCATGATACATTGCTTCATGATACAAGTGCTTATGTATGGCAAGCCGTTAATCAGTTCGATAAATTACAAGAAGGTAGTTTATATTTACACTCCAACGCACAGCCATTAGGAGATTTTGATCCTGGTTGGCAACCGTTTTTAGATTTACTAGAAAGTAAAAACATTGAGTTCGTGCGTGTCTCTTGTTCTGGTCATGCTTGGCCAGAAGATCTCAATCGTATCATTGATATGATTGAACCTAAATTATTGGTTCCAATCCATACGTTACATCCAGAAAATCTGCATAATCCGTATGGTGAAAGAATATTGCCGTCTCGTGGCGAAATTATTGTATTAGCAAACAAAGGAGAATAG
- a CDS encoding extracellular solute-binding protein — protein MKKFKSGVKAAALSVAAVALAACGSQSTSSNTTTQIATEVKEATTITFWHAMQGPHEKALTKLTEDFMKANPNVKVELQNQSSYKDLQAKLNATFTSKQNLPTISQAYPSWLFDAAQSDLLVDLDPYIKNDKIGLKENAPLASLMKGAQIQDKQYGIPFNKSTEVLFYNKDLFEKYGVKVPTTMDEFKEVAKTIFEKSNGEVVGAGFDSLNNYYAIAMKNEGVDFNSSLDFSSEKSQKVVNFYAEGVKEGYFRIAGSDKFLSGPFANQKLAMYIGSSAGESHVAKPASEKGFTYGVAARPAKINLQQGTDVYMFSSASEAQRTAAYLYMKFLASADSQLYWAQQTGYMPIVESVLKSDAYKNSTTKVPAILDETTKELFSIPAVQNSDAAYTEVRTIMEQILATGTADFAALKAQLSQVWSK, from the coding sequence ATGAAAAAGTTTAAATCAGGTGTTAAAGCGGCGGCGTTAAGTGTTGCTGCAGTAGCGTTGGCTGCTTGTGGTTCACAAAGCACAAGTTCAAACACAACTACACAAATTGCAACAGAAGTGAAAGAAGCAACAACAATTACGTTTTGGCATGCAATGCAAGGGCCACATGAAAAAGCTTTAACAAAATTAACTGAAGATTTTATGAAAGCAAATCCTAATGTAAAAGTGGAATTGCAAAATCAATCAAGTTATAAAGATTTACAAGCAAAATTAAATGCAACATTTACATCAAAACAAAACCTACCAACAATCTCACAAGCGTATCCAAGTTGGTTGTTTGATGCAGCACAATCAGATTTATTAGTGGATTTAGATCCATATATTAAAAATGATAAAATTGGCTTAAAAGAAAATGCACCATTAGCATCATTGATGAAAGGTGCACAAATTCAAGACAAACAATATGGTATCCCATTCAATAAATCAACAGAAGTTTTATTCTACAACAAAGATTTATTCGAAAAATATGGTGTTAAAGTACCAACAACAATGGATGAATTTAAAGAAGTAGCAAAAACTATTTTTGAAAAATCAAACGGTGAAGTTGTCGGTGCAGGTTTTGACTCATTGAACAACTATTATGCGATTGCTATGAAAAATGAAGGTGTTGATTTCAATTCATCATTAGATTTTTCAAGTGAAAAATCACAAAAAGTTGTGAATTTCTATGCTGAAGGTGTTAAAGAAGGATACTTCCGTATTGCCGGATCAGATAAATTCTTATCAGGTCCATTCGCTAACCAAAAATTAGCAATGTACATCGGAAGTAGCGCGGGTGAATCACACGTTGCTAAACCAGCAAGCGAAAAAGGATTTACTTACGGTGTTGCTGCACGTCCAGCAAAAATCAATTTACAACAAGGTACAGATGTTTACATGTTTAGTAGTGCAAGCGAAGCACAACGTACAGCTGCTTACTTATACATGAAATTCTTAGCTTCTGCTGATTCTCAATTATATTGGGCACAACAAACAGGTTATATGCCTATTGTAGAAAGTGTCTTGAAATCAGATGCTTACAAAAATAGCACAACAAAAGTACCAGCTATTTTAGATGAAACAACTAAAGAATTATTCAGCATTCCAGCTGTACAAAATTCAGATGCTGCTTACACTGAAGTTCGTACAATTATGGAACAAATTTTAGCGACAGGTACAGCAGACTTTGCTGCTTTAAAAGCACAATTATCACAAGTATGGTCTAAATAA